From the Mycoplasmatota bacterium genome, one window contains:
- the glpX gene encoding class II fructose-bisphosphatase → MRNIVFEFSRITEQGALAAYKLIGRHDKNKADDAAVKAMRYMMNILDFDGEIVIGEGEMDEAPMLYIGEKVGKGGMRLDIAVDPIDGTKLVSEGKNNGVCVLAAAEKGLILKAPDMYMEKLAVSEGAKDAINLDLPLKDNLINIAKALGKDFSDLTVAILDRERHHKAIELMKSLNIKVYTSGEGDIVMGLLACMPFSDIDVLYGIGGAPEGVLLATAIRALGGNMEGRLVPYNQVYPKDDNCFELAEIEAKRCAEIGVEIGKKLIIDDLIRGDDFIFSLTGITNGELLQGVRRNGTMATTETLLIRGKSQTIRIIKSTHLLNKKDDYLLDLLL, encoded by the coding sequence ATGCGTAATATAGTTTTTGAATTTTCTAGAATTACTGAACAAGGGGCATTAGCTGCCTATAAACTTATTGGTAGACATGATAAAAATAAGGCTGATGATGCTGCGGTTAAAGCAATGCGGTATATGATGAACATTTTAGATTTTGATGGTGAGATTGTAATAGGTGAAGGTGAGATGGATGAAGCACCTATGCTTTACATCGGCGAAAAGGTTGGAAAAGGGGGAATGCGTTTAGACATTGCGGTAGATCCGATAGATGGCACTAAACTCGTCAGTGAAGGAAAAAATAATGGCGTATGTGTTTTAGCTGCTGCTGAAAAAGGTTTAATATTAAAAGCTCCAGATATGTATATGGAAAAATTAGCAGTAAGCGAAGGAGCAAAAGACGCTATTAATCTTGATTTACCACTTAAAGATAATTTGATTAATATCGCAAAAGCATTAGGTAAAGATTTTTCAGATTTAACAGTTGCTATTTTAGATAGAGAAAGACATCATAAAGCGATTGAATTAATGAAGTCTCTTAATATTAAGGTCTATACCTCTGGTGAGGGTGACATTGTTATGGGCTTATTAGCTTGTATGCCATTTAGTGATATAGACGTCTTATATGGCATAGGCGGAGCTCCTGAAGGCGTGTTATTAGCGACAGCTATTCGAGCATTAGGTGGAAACATGGAAGGAAGACTTGTACCATATAATCAGGTTTATCCAAAGGATGATAATTGTTTTGAACTTGCTGAAATTGAGGCAAAAAGATGTGCTGAAATAGGTGTTGAGATTGGAAAAAAATTAATTATTGATGATTTAATTCGTGGCGATGATTTTATTTTTTCATTGACTGGAATTACAAATGGTGAATTACTACAAGGTGTTAGACGAAATGGTACGATGGCAACAACTGAAACATTACTTATTAGAGGAAAATCTCAGACTATTAGAATTATTAAATCAACGCATTTATTAAATAAAAAAGATGATTATTTATTAGATTTATTATTATAA